The nucleotide sequence aaaatatctaaactcaggaattaattgaggttctacaaaaaatatcttacatttggacatccttatagtttgtaatcatccacaagaatcggatttttataaattctgaataattaaaaaacattgtttttcatagaatattcatatgctgctttgggtactctcagagtcccaaaagagacgaaagagttaagcacattttcgagaccgaaaaaaacgcgcaaaATGTCTTTATGCagcgagaaaatttgcatactcgcaggcgatttcttttgaatgaatctgccgtagaacgaatttcagCGCAAAAAGTCAGAGCAATAAAAGATTCAActatatatttaaaagaaattcagtaCCGTTTGACCAAAGTTCTTCagttgttagaatatttaaaatttctaccctaataaaaaaaattaaatatttttactgaaaaataagcagagtcttcaaatttcccgcgtcataAATAGTATTACATTCAGGcgaatttcaaaaatgatttcataaattgactcccaatggtaggcaaacttgcataattgtatgtacaTAATCTCGTCATATGTGCAttatcccgaagtgcataatgccgggactgagcgTACAATTTCAAAGAGACTGTATGATACAAATAATGATTGTTCATGCATTTTATGCATGAATTGTCTTTTTGGTCTATTTTGATCCCTAATTTTATTTTGGAGACTTTtgatgcagcatatgctgcatgttATTGTGCAAATTGCActcttttaaaatattcctaTCCCACTTTTTTTCACTTTCTATTCAGCCTTTGAGAAATGAGCATTATCGCGAACATCGtggaaaattgaattgtgaaaATTGGAATTAAATAAAGCCCTTAAGGCCAATAAAGTCTTTTAATAAGTTAAAgtgattcttttaataaaactaCCGCCGCTGTGACGGCTATAGGTATTGAAAGGCGCTGAACAAGCAGCTGAACTTGAAGTGGGCACTACGTCTTTTTTTGGCCCCTCTTCACTAGCTGATAAACCCATTTCAGGTAAAGCCCCAACAATGATCAATGATTGATTTAGATGGGCTTTAGACTTAAGGCATATCCGGCAGAGCTTCAAATCTAGGCTTACCCATATGGCTTAACCGGcttggcttaacttttctaatttcttatcaacctatatttcttggaaaattatcatttccaatttagtgatccattaaattttaaaaaaagcaataaaattggttgctattatGAATTTCAAGATCCtggggaactgagctaaaccttaggtctgaagccggtcttggtcttagccatatggcttaactgctctaatttcttatcaatcacaattaaaaaaaatactgagaattagattattaaagacaaatgaactattaggttctcaaaaaaaaacaataaaattgcttgctaCTTAAGATTTTGgcaccttcgggaactgggctaaatctttaGTCAtcctgaagaccgctttacagtCATGTCCCAAAAAGTGTTTCAcaacatagggggaagtggggcacctttgaaaattgcgatttttaacctatttttaaataaaattgagccttatcgtgatataatttagattcttaatctgtttgtgcagctaaattatatcatgataaggctcaattttatttaaaaatagatgaaaaatccaaatttcaaaggtgccccactttcttCTAGTcagtaaatgatttttttcgttagggcgaagtggggcacctttgtaatagggcagttttgaaattgggctcatttccttttttttaagttcaattgagccttatcatgatgtataTTTCCTTCGCAgatggtttgtggagctaaattatttGCAAGgtccaattttaatttaaaatatgagCAAAAAACTCTATGTTAAAGCTTCCCTTATTTCAAAAATGCTCCACTTTCCATTAcatataatttatgaaaaatgttcgtaatgGATTAGAGccatggctcttttcaggaaatttaggCATTGggctagctattaaaatttaatattagaatAGGTCAAATTCagtaaaaacatattaaaaaaaatgagttgttcgaagcttgaaccGTCCGAAGGTACTATGCGTTCctctactattttttttttgttttccggTTGTGCTTAAAAGCTCCTCAATGTTAGGTAATTTTGTCGAAATTGATTACGTAAATTTTGATACATATTGAAATTAATGGTTTCTAATCATCACTTAATGACTCTTTActcaatcacaaaaaaaaaacaattctgaaTTCCTCGGGATTTCAGAACCTTtcatataaataaaatcttgGTCAAATAAAAGTGGGAGGGTTTGACTTATGACCTTAATGATCTTGAAAAAACAACTACATATTTTCTTGAGGTAAATGACCAAATGATTCCTCCATCCCGGAACAAGGTCTTCCAGGAGAAAGAAGGGCATGTTCATCCATTCATATTCTTTAATTATATCCATTCATAAGGTCAATTTGTGGGAGTCAGCTAATTTTCAATGTCTTAGAGACCCGAAATCGATACATCGAACTGGTTCATTCGTTTCACTCAAACAGTTAGACAGAAAAATGGAAGGTGGGGGTCACGCTAAGTATCTCAAAACCAAAGGACTatataaagatttcttttttaacaaaaaaaaaaaagaaattttacctGAGCAGTAAAATCAGCAGCAGCCTTGGGAGGCTGATTCTTGGAGTCCCCAGCCACATATCCGCGACGAAGCTCCTTCACTGACACGTTCTTCACGTTGAAGCCAACATTGTCACCTGGCATGGCTTCGGCCAGAGCTTCATGATGCATCTCAACGGACTTCACCTCAGTCGTGAGATTCACAGGAGCAAACACCACGACCATTCCTGAAAGAATACCCAGTCAGGAGAGGACCTTCTATTTTTAGAATCTTGTATTTTATCtccaaaatcttttaaatttcaaaccTGGCTTGAGGATGCCAGTTTCCACACGGCCCACTGGAACGGTTCCGATGCCGCCAATCTTGTAGACATCCTGAAGTGGAAGTCGCAAGGGTTTGTCTGTGGGTCGAGATGGTGGTAAGATTGCATCGAGAGCATCAATGAGAGTGCGTCCTTCGACTTTTCCCTCTTTGCGGTCAATGGACCATCCCTTGAACCAGGGCATCTTCTCGCTCACTTCCAGCATATTGTCCCCATGCCATCCACTAATGGGCACAAAGGCTACAGCAGCAGGATTGTAGCCGATCTTCTTGATGTACGAAGACACCTCCTTCTTGATTTCTTCATAGCGAGCTTCGTGGTAGGGCGGCTCAGTTGAATCCATCTTATTGACGCCCACAATCAACTGTTTCACGCCCAAGGTGAAAGCCAATAGAGCATGCTCGCGAGTCTGCCCATTCTTGGAGATTCCTGCCTCGAACTCTCCAGTACCAGCTGCTACAATCAGTACAGCACAGTCAGCTTGAGAAGTCCCAGTAATCATGTTCTTGATGAAATCCCTGTGGCCAGGAGCATCAATGATGGTGATGTAGTACTTGGCCGTCTCAAATTTCCATAGAGCAATGTCTATGGTGATACCACGCTCACGCTCAGCCTTCAGCTTATCCAGTACCCAGGCGTACTTGAAGGATCCCTTGCCCATTTCCTGAGCCTCTTTCTCAAACTTCTCGATGGTACGCTTGTCGATGCCTCCGCACTTGTAGATCAAATGGCCAGTGGTTGTGGACTTACCAGAGTCCACATGACCAATCACGACGATGTTAATATGAATCTTTTCTTTGCCCATCTTCAGGGAGATTTCCTCACTCGGGTTTCACTGTTCTTTTTCAACTGCAATAAAGGATTACTTCGATTAGggtttctggatttttttttaaatcttgttactgagatttttattaatttttttttcaccaaaaattacttttttgtttgttttattgGGTTTACTAGTTAAAACGTGTTGAGATTTCTTTAATCGAGCGTAAAAGAGAATAAAACAATATTCATAGTAATCTTCCatactaaaataaattactacgattatcctGTAATGGAAGTAGCATGACTATcgtagtagggggaagtggggcacctttgaaatcgggatttttcatctatttttaaataaaattgagccatatcatgatataatttagctgcgcAAACAAATTAAGAATCTAAAGGCGattaggctcaattttatttaaaaataggtgaaaaatcgcaatttcaaaggtgccccacttccccctataattTCCAACGATTATCTTAGCAAATCGTTCAAGTTTCagatcaaaattcaatttctgcTTTTTGGATGAATTACAACGATtattatctttctttttttttgaaaattcaactgatAAATTTCATTTAGTTTTTCTATGTTATCTAATTTAAAAGCATAATTGTCCTGttgaaaaattaactttttactACGATAAgccttgaagttgaaaattttactaCGGTAATCGTATTATTCCCATTACATGGGATAATTGTTGTAATTTGTTTTACAGTGGAGAATTTCTACGATTGTTGTTATATTATTTTCGACAATCGTTGGAAATACTACTATGATAATCGTGttagtttcattaaaaaaaaaaggataatcgtagtattttttacaatgtaggtgagattattgAGAATCTAACATGGGTTGCTAGGGGGTTAAGATAAATTATAAAAGAAGCTATAATATAACACACATATTCGTCCTCATGTGATATTAAGTTACTTcagataaaaaaatcaaatccataagctttttaaagttttcaaataaactttcaaaaagGTTGAATAGATTGAGCAATAATTTGTCAAATATGCTTCGTAAATGTCAAATGTTTTGATTGAACAATTAAAGTGGATCCataaatatttaacacataagAAATAATAAGGTATGTTTCCTTGGAAAACGGtagaattaataaattaaatatgaaatgTGTTGACAATTTATACACGATGATGGTTTAAAGTGATTTCTGTTCATTTTTGGTTATTTATTAACCAAATTggaatataatatattttgtggaattgaattgaatttattttccatttccTTGTTTTAAGTCGTGTGTTTCTCATTGTTCTCACGATGAAAAATCCCATCATCATTTTGCTACCGAATCAAGAAGTTAACGTAGGAAAAACGTTATGTTCacgttattaaataaatatgttaaaattaactttttcttGTGATGATTTTTCCAAAATGTATGTGTGGATTGTGTGGAAGAGGACcttcaaaacaaaaacaatgagAAAGTCCCACTTTTTTaactatttcaatttttgaggcCTCTGCTACatctttagatcaggaaaatttcatgaaatcaaaattcatttgcCTTTCTATTTCAAATGTTTTGTGAATATTCTGGTCATTCTAGTCAGCACTCAATTTAGAGtgaatctaaattgaatttcttgtgatgttcaaaagaagaacaagaatATGCTAAATAAGAGTGtcttatgaaaaatttttgaggGGAATACAAGCTCAGCTCAGCTCAGCTTTTCATTATCTCTTTAAGGACgtgaaggtcaaaaattggaaGTCACAAATTTCTTTCTTTACTTTGTAGTGCAAAACATATggtcatagaaaaaaattgtttttaggtcaccggtgatccaatcgttcttaaagggttatcTTGGCTGATTGGGCGACGaaatgacattttggttttttgaatgTGGTTAACggtttttattttaagaaaggggtatgaatttcgattttatgaaattttcctgatgtaaaaggtgtgccggagccattactgcccaaatttaatttatttagggCTCGAGCAGACCTTTTATATCAGGACAATTTCacgaagtcaaaattcactacCCTTTCTTAAACGTTTCCCATCTTATGAGACTATCTCACTTTCTCGCTTTCTGTTTTCTTTTCTTGAACAtcaatataaattcaatttagttcaatccaatatTGAAAGCAAGTGGAGAATAATAGGATagagatttgcaaaatatttgagaaagaaaggcatgcagattttgatttcatgaaattttcctgatctaaaaggtgtgccggaactattattaaccaaatttaatttttttcttgactacattgaatttttttgaccaaattatatttttttattgctcaactattttttcataaaaaaacattttactaaattttaattattttatgctcaggatcaggaaaattttataaagtcaaaattcacatcccttccCTTCTTAATAGCTTTGCATGTGTCTATCCTAATTCTCCACACTCTTtcatcttttgaacatcacaccaaattaaatttactgcagtccaattttgagactgaAAAAATGggtagacttatgcaaatcttttgggaaagaaagaaaagtgaattttgacttcataaaaaaattcctgatctaaaaagttaGCGGAGCCATTACAGAAtgaaataatatatatatatttttaattttcaaattagttctgctataaatcacaaaaattttatgTCCTATATTTTTCCATTTAACTTTGTTATGAAAGCAAATCTTATCTTAATCTTCCTAtctaatcattcctaataacggtttttcaatttcaaaggttaaaaagacacagAGAGTGCACTTATCAAGAGAAtgggggtcatgtttgggctcgttggaaaggtcttggaatttccgacaaaactgaaccggttccaatcgatttTGGACCGGTAATGGACTTTGTTGATTTTGTAATggaatttgagtgatttatgattcggttcaaatcagttgagaaccggtaaacggtaaatgacgcgaaagtacttttgtggtataa is from Phlebotomus papatasi isolate M1 chromosome 1, Ppap_2.1, whole genome shotgun sequence and encodes:
- the LOC129810234 gene encoding elongation factor 1-alpha 2, producing MGKEKIHINIVVIGHVDSGKSTTTGHLIYKCGGIDKRTIEKFEKEAQEMGKGSFKYAWVLDKLKAERERGITIDIALWKFETAKYYITIIDAPGHRDFIKNMITGTSQADCAVLIVAAGTGEFEAGISKNGQTREHALLAFTLGVKQLIVGVNKMDSTEPPYHEARYEEIKKEVSSYIKKIGYNPAAVAFVPISGWHGDNMLEVSEKMPWFKGWSIDRKEGKVEGRTLIDALDAILPPSRPTDKPLRLPLQDVYKIGGIGTVPVGRVETGILKPGMVVVFAPVNLTTEVKSVEMHHEALAEAMPGDNVGFNVKNVSVKELRRGYVAGDSKNQPPKAAADFTAQVIVLNHPGQIADGYTPVLDCHTAHIACKFAEIKEKCDRRSGKTTEVNPKAIKSGDAAIVNLVPTKPLCVESFSEFPPLGRFAVRDMRQTVAVGVIKSVNFKESTTGKVTKAAEKAQKKK